A genome region from Mammaliicoccus sp. Marseille-Q6498 includes the following:
- a CDS encoding nuclease-related domain-containing protein — protein MGQLEPIHYGLIAAVVIAIIFIILFFIALRQKKKSLSKIQESHEQQSESLKSEHKEKLDHERVENKKVLTKQKEEHQEEISQKEREIDSLKVFSKNEGEYITDRHLLELRDQLVNDRRIRPEDMHIMANIFMPKDPLGKIRQVDHLVLTRTGIYVIDSNLVSGHIYHGITEQQFNDFPVLGQVFETLDLNPNKEQTLLLERQSNKKTAAFHSYTDKVKEVDETTEEIQRQLELKYTPTPIIYFHPHEVSEATISNYSQDPNIKVLVGEKQLQHFFNKFVFHGRFQYSVEDLERIMDEIEKFNP, from the coding sequence ATGGGTCAATTAGAACCGATTCATTATGGTTTAATCGCAGCAGTTGTCATTGCGATAATATTTATCATATTATTTTTCATTGCGTTAAGGCAAAAGAAAAAATCATTGTCTAAAATTCAAGAATCTCACGAGCAACAAAGTGAGTCACTTAAATCAGAACACAAAGAGAAATTAGATCACGAAAGAGTAGAAAACAAAAAAGTTTTAACAAAGCAAAAAGAGGAGCATCAAGAAGAAATTTCTCAAAAAGAAAGAGAAATTGACTCATTAAAGGTGTTTTCTAAGAATGAAGGGGAATATATAACAGATAGACATTTATTAGAGTTACGAGATCAACTCGTAAATGATCGTAGAATAAGACCTGAAGATATGCACATTATGGCAAACATTTTTATGCCTAAAGATCCTTTAGGTAAAATTCGCCAAGTAGATCATTTAGTCCTTACTAGAACAGGTATTTACGTTATTGATTCGAACTTAGTAAGTGGTCATATTTATCATGGTATAACAGAACAGCAGTTTAATGATTTTCCGGTATTAGGACAAGTATTCGAAACGTTGGATTTAAATCCAAACAAAGAACAAACGTTACTACTAGAAAGACAATCTAATAAAAAAACTGCAGCATTCCATTCTTACACTGATAAAGTTAAAGAAGTTGATGAAACGACTGAAGAGATTCAAAGACAACTTGAGCTTAAATATACACCAACACCAATTATTTATTTCCATCCACATGAAGTGAGTGAAGCAACAATAAGTAATTACTCACAAGATCCTAACATTAAAGTATTGGTTGGAGAAAAACAATTACAACACTTCTTTAATAAATTTGTCTTCCATGGCCGATTCCAATATAGTGTGGAAGACTTAGAACGCATTATGGACGAAATTGAAAAGTTTAATCCATAA
- a CDS encoding prolyl oligopeptidase family serine peptidase has translation MDFLSRKRMPVFFQDHITNEVVYSVDGLKVRGLLMSPHAEVKRIVVYLRGGKGQVGRVRPARMAQFKNENTVVFAPYYRGSNGSEGRDHFCGDDLNDVIIGIHILKAQYPDIPVHMIGFSRGGIQGLLTYQTVQATSYIIWGGVTDMLMMYNERIELRSMLRRMIGHPKKQREKYEQRNAIKDIHEDSPPVLIVHGDHDQQVNINMAYHLEEHLKKEQVKYKTIYEKGEGHVFRPAVEKETLQQIHSWMDECEQK, from the coding sequence TTGGATTTCTTAAGTAGAAAAAGAATGCCTGTATTTTTTCAAGATCATATAACAAATGAAGTGGTCTATTCGGTGGACGGATTAAAAGTAAGAGGCCTGTTAATGTCTCCACACGCTGAAGTAAAGAGAATCGTTGTTTATTTGCGCGGTGGTAAAGGACAAGTAGGGAGAGTGCGACCTGCAAGAATGGCACAATTCAAAAATGAAAACACCGTTGTATTTGCGCCATATTATAGAGGAAGTAATGGTAGTGAAGGTAGAGATCATTTCTGTGGAGATGATTTAAATGATGTTATTATTGGTATTCATATTTTAAAAGCGCAATATCCTGACATTCCAGTTCATATGATAGGTTTTTCAAGAGGTGGTATTCAAGGCTTGCTTACTTACCAAACAGTACAAGCGACAAGTTATATAATATGGGGAGGCGTAACAGATATGCTCATGATGTACAATGAGCGTATAGAACTCCGTAGTATGTTACGACGTATGATTGGTCACCCGAAAAAACAACGCGAAAAATATGAACAAAGAAATGCGATAAAAGATATTCATGAAGATAGCCCACCAGTACTGATTGTACATGGAGACCATGATCAACAAGTAAACATCAATATGGCTTACCATTTAGAAGAACATTTAAAAAAAGAACAAGTAAAATATAAAACGATTTATGAAAAAGGGGAAGGTCATGTATTTCGTCCCGCAGTTGAAAAAGAAACGTTACAACAAATTCATAGTTGGATGGATGAATGTGAGCAAAAATAA
- the pckA gene encoding phosphoenolpyruvate carboxykinase (ATP), with product MAIQSITESTELTNLLNKETTHKQLSRTELYRHILETGEGELTESGAIRMETGKYTGRSPKDKFIVKEEDTEQDIDWGSVNQPISEHYFLNLYDQVIDYLNQKSQLYVFNGYAGADESTRLDLRVINELPWHNLFAQNMFIRPETKEEALNIDPNFTVISAPGFKANPSTDGTNSETFIITSFKHRVILIGGTEYAGEMKKGIFSVMNYLLPKKGIMSMHCSANVGYNKDVALFFGLSGTGKTTLSADPNRKLIGDDEHGWNKNGVFNIEGGCYAKTVSLSREKEPQIFDAIRYGTVLENVGVKPCGAVDYEDTSLTENTRAAYPIDFIDNIVTPSIAGHPNTIIFLTADAFGVLPPISKLNKSQAMYHFLSGFTSKLAGTERGVTSPQPVFSTCFGSPFLPLHATKYAELLGQLIDEHDVDVYLVNTGWTGGEYGVGSRMDLKHTRSMIRRAISGEIKNSEFVQDEIFGLSIPTHVSGVPSEILYPRNTWVSSDAYDEKAHKLAKKFKENFSKFGESSMHIQEEGGFLYNG from the coding sequence ATGGCAATACAGTCAATTACAGAATCTACAGAACTAACTAACCTTCTTAACAAGGAAACTACGCACAAACAACTTTCTAGAACAGAATTATATCGTCACATTCTTGAAACAGGTGAAGGTGAATTAACGGAGTCCGGAGCAATCAGAATGGAAACTGGTAAATATACCGGTCGTTCTCCTAAAGACAAATTCATAGTCAAAGAAGAAGACACTGAACAAGATATAGATTGGGGTTCAGTTAATCAACCTATTTCAGAACATTACTTCTTGAATTTATATGATCAAGTTATTGACTATTTAAACCAAAAATCACAACTTTATGTCTTCAATGGATATGCAGGAGCTGACGAATCAACACGATTGGATTTACGTGTAATTAACGAGTTACCTTGGCATAATCTCTTCGCACAAAACATGTTTATTCGACCAGAAACTAAAGAAGAAGCACTCAATATTGATCCTAATTTCACTGTTATAAGCGCACCAGGATTTAAAGCAAATCCTAGCACAGATGGCACGAATTCAGAAACTTTCATTATTACATCATTTAAACACCGTGTCATTTTAATCGGTGGTACAGAATATGCAGGAGAAATGAAAAAAGGTATTTTCTCAGTTATGAACTACCTTTTACCTAAAAAAGGAATCATGAGCATGCATTGTTCAGCAAACGTTGGTTACAATAAAGATGTTGCCCTATTCTTCGGTTTATCAGGAACTGGTAAAACAACTTTATCAGCTGATCCAAACAGAAAGCTTATCGGTGACGATGAACATGGTTGGAATAAAAATGGTGTGTTCAATATTGAAGGCGGATGTTACGCAAAAACTGTGAGCTTAAGTCGCGAAAAAGAACCACAAATTTTTGATGCTATACGTTATGGTACAGTTTTAGAAAATGTTGGCGTAAAACCATGTGGAGCAGTTGATTACGAAGATACTTCATTAACTGAAAATACACGTGCGGCGTATCCAATAGATTTTATAGACAACATTGTAACACCATCTATTGCTGGTCACCCTAATACAATCATTTTCTTAACAGCAGATGCATTTGGCGTATTACCTCCAATTTCTAAATTAAATAAATCACAAGCAATGTACCATTTCTTAAGTGGTTTCACATCTAAATTAGCTGGTACTGAAAGAGGCGTTACAAGTCCTCAACCTGTATTCTCAACTTGTTTCGGTTCACCTTTCTTACCATTACATGCTACAAAATATGCAGAGCTATTAGGACAATTAATTGATGAACATGATGTAGATGTTTATCTCGTAAACACAGGTTGGACTGGCGGAGAATACGGAGTCGGTTCAAGAATGGACTTAAAACATACACGTTCTATGATTCGTCGTGCAATAAGCGGAGAAATTAAAAACTCTGAATTTGTACAAGATGAAATATTTGGATTAAGCATTCCAACACATGTTTCAGGCGTTCCATCAGAAATACTGTACCCTAGAAACACTTGGGTTTCATCAGACGCTTACGACGAAAAAGCACATAAATTAGCTAAAAAATTTAAAGAAAACTTCAGCAAATTCGGCGAATCTTCAATGCATATTCAAGAAGAAGGCGGATTCTTATACAATGGTTAA
- a CDS encoding NAD-dependent succinate-semialdehyde dehydrogenase, with protein MSKKQFEVKNPATGEVVETLNINSEDEINEKIERSFEAFQSFKKTTAHERSALLYKWRELILENVDEIALTMTKESGKPLKESKGEVKYATDYILWFAEEAKRTYGRTIPEHVENKRLIVTRAPVGVVASITPWNFPAAMMTRKAAPALAAGCTFICKPAQDTPLTTMKFVDLAHEAGFDKDVIQYVNGSGKDVGKIFTSHPLISKITYTGSTTVGKQLMEQSSSTLKKITLELGGHAPLIVHEDADIEKAVNGTIASKFRNAGQTCVCANRIYVHESIKDDFEKALKSAVNDLKVGNGEDETTDIGPVINVDGFEKIKSHIEDAESKGARIVTGGESYKDGGYFITPTVLSDVTDDMKIMEEETFGPVAPIQTYKNLDDVIRKANDTPFGLAAYFFTENYSTGVQLYENLDYGVVGWNDGGPSAAHIPFGGMKESGFGREGGSEGIEPYLETKVVSILV; from the coding sequence ATGAGTAAAAAACAATTTGAAGTTAAAAATCCAGCAACTGGTGAAGTAGTTGAAACATTAAATATCAACAGTGAAGATGAAATTAATGAAAAAATTGAACGATCATTTGAAGCTTTTCAAAGTTTTAAAAAGACGACTGCTCATGAACGAAGTGCATTACTTTATAAATGGAGAGAACTTATTTTAGAAAATGTAGATGAAATAGCATTAACGATGACTAAAGAAAGTGGTAAACCTTTAAAAGAATCAAAAGGTGAAGTTAAATACGCAACAGACTATATTCTTTGGTTTGCTGAAGAAGCAAAAAGAACTTACGGTAGAACAATACCAGAACATGTTGAGAATAAAAGATTAATCGTAACGAGAGCACCAGTAGGCGTTGTAGCAAGCATTACACCTTGGAACTTTCCAGCAGCAATGATGACAAGAAAAGCAGCACCAGCATTAGCGGCAGGTTGTACTTTTATATGTAAACCAGCACAAGATACACCTTTAACGACTATGAAATTTGTAGATTTAGCACATGAAGCGGGATTTGATAAAGATGTGATTCAATATGTAAATGGCTCAGGAAAAGACGTAGGTAAAATATTTACGAGTCATCCACTCATTTCTAAAATTACGTATACAGGTTCAACAACAGTTGGTAAACAATTGATGGAACAATCTAGTTCAACACTCAAAAAAATAACTTTAGAACTTGGTGGACATGCGCCACTGATCGTACATGAAGATGCTGATATTGAAAAAGCAGTGAATGGAACAATAGCATCCAAATTTAGAAATGCAGGACAAACGTGTGTATGTGCAAACAGAATATATGTCCATGAATCTATTAAAGATGATTTTGAAAAAGCATTAAAATCTGCAGTAAATGATTTAAAAGTAGGTAATGGAGAAGATGAAACAACAGATATTGGCCCAGTCATAAATGTTGATGGCTTTGAAAAAATCAAATCTCACATTGAAGATGCAGAGAGTAAAGGTGCACGAATTGTGACTGGTGGGGAAAGCTATAAAGACGGTGGATATTTCATAACACCGACTGTTTTATCAGATGTTACAGATGACATGAAAATTATGGAAGAAGAAACATTTGGACCTGTTGCACCAATACAAACTTATAAAAATTTAGACGATGTCATTAGAAAAGCAAACGATACACCATTCGGTCTTGCGGCATATTTCTTTACAGAGAACTATAGTACTGGTGTACAATTGTATGAGAACTTAGATTATGGTGTAGTCGGATGGAACGATGGTGGCCCAAGTGCAGCACATATTCCATTTGGTGGCATGAAAGAGAGTGGATTTGGTAGAGAAGGTGGTTCTGAAGGAATTGAACCATATTTAGAAACCAAAGTTGTCTCAATTTTAGTCTAA
- a CDS encoding aldo/keto reductase, producing MAQKLIEFYNGNTIPALGLGTYRVENNDECRASVEHAIKSGYRHIDTAKVYENEEKVGQGIKDGLEATGLKREDLFITTKLWMADFGRENVQKAYETSLEKLGLDYVDLYLIHWPGQDKDLIIETWKAMEVLYNEGKVKNIGVSNFNVDHLENLLQETSIKPVINQIECHPYLIQKELRTYLEAQKIVAQSWSPLMNGQILEDEVVKEIADELGKTPAQVIIRWNIDENIVVIPKSVTPSRIEENINVFDFELSEDQLSRLNALNKDERIGPDPGEFTGK from the coding sequence ATGGCACAGAAATTAATCGAATTTTACAATGGTAACACGATACCTGCATTAGGATTAGGTACTTATAGAGTTGAAAATAACGACGAATGTAGAGCATCAGTCGAACACGCTATTAAAAGTGGCTACCGACATATTGATACTGCAAAAGTATATGAAAATGAAGAAAAAGTTGGCCAAGGTATAAAAGACGGATTAGAAGCAACTGGTTTAAAAAGAGAAGATTTATTCATTACAACGAAACTTTGGATGGCTGATTTCGGTCGTGAAAATGTACAAAAAGCATATGAAACTTCATTAGAAAAATTAGGCTTAGACTATGTAGATTTATATTTAATACATTGGCCAGGTCAAGATAAAGACTTAATTATTGAAACTTGGAAAGCTATGGAAGTTTTATATAACGAAGGTAAAGTGAAAAATATTGGCGTAAGTAATTTCAATGTTGACCATTTAGAAAATTTATTACAAGAAACATCAATCAAACCTGTAATAAACCAAATTGAATGTCATCCTTACTTAATTCAAAAAGAATTAAGAACATATTTAGAAGCACAAAAAATAGTAGCACAATCTTGGTCACCACTTATGAACGGCCAAATTTTAGAAGATGAAGTCGTTAAAGAAATAGCTGATGAATTAGGTAAAACACCAGCACAAGTTATCATCAGATGGAATATAGATGAAAATATTGTCGTTATACCAAAATCAGTTACACCAAGTAGAATTGAAGAGAATATCAATGTATTTGACTTCGAATTATCTGAAGATCAATTATCAAGATTGAACGCATTAAATAAAGACGAAAGAATTGGACCAGATCCTGGTGAATTTACAGGAAAATAG
- the ytkD gene encoding nucleoside triphosphatase YtkD: MRYIDPNGLNVDLFFKHHSEEQHAKHVLAIPIYKNKLILTHHKIRGIEFPGGKVEQNESNHEAVVRELYEETGAIAKEVYFIASYIVHDKIPFDKDVYIINVDEIEQLDSYYETYGPLIVHNVNEVKEQDKSFLLKDKAILKCVERMYELGFLK, encoded by the coding sequence ATGCGTTATATAGATCCAAACGGTTTGAATGTTGATTTATTTTTTAAACATCATTCAGAAGAACAACATGCTAAACATGTACTTGCGATTCCGATTTATAAAAATAAACTTATTTTAACTCACCATAAAATAAGAGGTATTGAATTTCCTGGTGGCAAAGTTGAGCAGAATGAATCGAATCATGAAGCGGTGGTTAGAGAACTTTATGAAGAAACAGGTGCAATAGCAAAAGAAGTCTATTTTATAGCGTCATATATCGTTCATGATAAAATACCTTTTGATAAAGATGTATATATTATCAACGTTGACGAAATTGAACAACTAGACAGTTATTATGAAACGTACGGTCCATTAATTGTTCATAATGTAAACGAAGTGAAAGAACAAGATAAAAGCTTTTTATTAAAAGACAAAGCGATATTAAAGTGTGTCGAAAGGATGTATGAACTTGGATTTCTTAAGTAG
- the metK gene encoding methionine adenosyltransferase codes for MPKNRRLFTSESVTEGHPDKIADQISDAILDELLKGDPKARVACETTVTTGMALIAGEISTSTYVDIPKVVRQTVKDIGYTRAKYGYDFQTMAILTAIDEQSADIAQGVDCALEDRDDLTDREIESIGAGDQGLMFGYATNETETYMPLPIYLSHQLSKRLTDVRKDGTLDYLRPDGKTQVTIEYDENDKPVRVDTIVISSQHHEKIDLEQIQQDIKDHVIYPIVPKALLDDETKFFINPTGRFVIGGPQGDAGLTGRKIIVDTYGGYARHGGGCFSGKDPTKVDRSGAYAARYVAKNIVASGLAEKCEVQFAYAIGVAQPVSISVDTFGTGKVGEDVLVEKIRELFDLRPAGIIQMLNLRQPIYKKTAAYGHFGRTDVQLPWEELDKVELLKDLVK; via the coding sequence ATGCCAAAGAATAGAAGACTCTTCACATCTGAATCAGTAACAGAAGGACACCCAGATAAAATTGCGGACCAAATTTCTGATGCAATTTTAGACGAATTATTAAAAGGTGATCCTAAGGCTAGAGTCGCTTGTGAAACGACAGTAACAACAGGTATGGCTTTAATTGCAGGTGAAATATCTACTTCAACTTACGTGGATATTCCTAAAGTTGTAAGACAAACTGTAAAAGATATAGGATACACTAGAGCAAAGTATGGTTATGATTTCCAAACTATGGCGATATTAACAGCAATAGATGAACAATCAGCAGACATAGCTCAAGGTGTAGATTGTGCGTTAGAAGATAGAGACGATTTAACAGATAGAGAAATTGAATCAATAGGCGCTGGAGACCAAGGTTTAATGTTTGGTTATGCAACTAATGAAACAGAAACATATATGCCGTTACCAATTTACTTATCTCATCAACTTTCTAAACGTTTAACAGACGTTCGTAAAGATGGCACGCTTGATTATTTAAGACCTGATGGAAAAACTCAAGTAACGATTGAATATGATGAAAATGATAAGCCAGTAAGAGTAGATACAATTGTTATTTCATCACAACATCATGAAAAAATAGATTTAGAACAAATTCAACAAGACATTAAAGATCATGTTATATACCCAATCGTACCTAAAGCATTACTTGATGATGAAACAAAATTCTTCATTAACCCAACTGGTAGATTTGTTATCGGTGGGCCACAAGGTGATGCAGGTTTAACAGGAAGAAAAATCATCGTAGATACTTATGGTGGTTACGCTAGACATGGCGGCGGTTGTTTCAGTGGTAAAGACCCTACTAAAGTTGATAGATCTGGTGCTTATGCAGCTAGATATGTCGCGAAAAATATCGTAGCAAGTGGTCTTGCCGAAAAATGTGAAGTTCAATTTGCTTATGCAATTGGGGTTGCACAACCTGTTTCAATATCAGTTGATACATTTGGAACGGGTAAAGTTGGAGAAGATGTTTTAGTAGAGAAAATTAGAGAATTATTTGATTTAAGACCTGCTGGCATCATTCAAATGTTAAATTTAAGACAACCAATTTATAAAAAAACAGCGGCTTATGGACATTTCGGTAGAACAGATGTTCAATTACCATGGGAAGAACTTGATAAAGTAGAATTATTAAAAGACCTTGTAAAATAA